From the Vanessa cardui chromosome 18, ilVanCard2.1, whole genome shotgun sequence genome, one window contains:
- the LOC124537440 gene encoding ejaculatory bulb-specific protein 3-like, which translates to MLKFVAVALSLLVVCVKCYDEKFDKIDIDKILKDDALFNSYINCFLDKGPCTAEYSSEYKEMLPEVLSDGCAKCTKIQRENFKKVLKEVFENKKDALLEIKNKYDPKGEYEGNIKNILAE; encoded by the exons ATGTTGAAATTTGTGGCTGTAGCATTATCGTTGCTTGTGGTCTGTGTAAAATGCTACGATGAAAAATTCGACaaaatcgatatcgataaaatattgaaagatGACGCCTTGTTTAACTCATATATAAACTGTTTCCTCGATAAAGGACCATGTACTGCGGAGTATTCATCAGAATACAAAG AAATGTTACCGGAAGTCTTGTCGGATGGATGCGCGAAGTGCACAAAAATACAAAgagaaaactttaaaaaagtattgaaagaggtatttgaaaataagaaaGATGCGTTATTGGAAATCAAGAACAAATACGACCCTAAAGGTGAATACGAAGGcaacatcaaaaatatattagcaGAATGA
- the LOC124537558 gene encoding uncharacterized protein LOC124537558: MKCLIVLSALLFFTAAELYSSENDDLDIEAVVGDPDTLKVFLDCFIDKGTCNEQTADFKKDIPEAVVEGCAKCTAAQKHIFKRFLEVLKVKNPEGYQSFKQKYDAQDKYFAALETAIANASVLPEIVRTACSKCSPSQKRFAGRTFEAFKKYIPEKYDELKRKLDPQNKYFATFEMNRVWARCCIWSVRRQRGGLMVVDIKALSLSAAASSLGPIESKRIIKMKTLVVLACLVLSVLAADKYNSKYDNFDVETLITNERLLKSYVNCFLDKGRCTAEGSDFKKTLPEAVETVCGKCTEKQKANIRKVIKAIQQKFPKQWEELVKKNDPSGKHRANFEKFIQGS; encoded by the exons ATGAAGTGTTTAATTGTGCTCTCCGCATTATTGTTTTTCACTGCTGCTGAATTATACAGCAGTGAAAATGACGATTTGGATATTGAAGCTGTAGTTGGTGATCCTGATACCCTGAAAGTGTTTCTCGATTGCTTCATTGACAAAGGGACTTGTAACGAACAAACAGCCGACTTTAAGA AAGACATACCGGAAGCTGTTGTCGAAGGATGTGCCAAGTGTACTGCAGCTCAAAAGCATATCTTCAAACGTTTCCTAGAAGTACTCAAGGTGAAAAATCCAGAAGGCTACCAGTCGTTCAAACAAAAGTACGACGCTCAAGACAAATACTTTGCCGCATTGGAAACAGCTATTGCAAATGctt CGGTGCTACCAGAAATCGTTCGGACAGCGTGTTCCAAATGTTCGCCGTCACAGAAGAGATTCGCTGGCAGAACATTCGAGgctttcaaaaaatatataccagaAAAATACGACGAGCTTAAACGTAAACTCGATCCACAAAACAAATACTTCGCAACCTTTGAAATG AATCGCGTATGGGCTAGGTGCTGTATTTGGTCTGTGCGGCGGCAAAGAGGTGGTTTAATGGTCGTCGATATAAAAGCACTGTCGCTTTCTGCGGCGGCTAGTTCTTTGGGTCCTATAGAGAGTAAAAG aataaTAAAGATGAAGACTTTAGTTGTTTTGGCTTGCCTGGTTCTATCGGTGTTGGCTGCTGATAAGTACAACTCGAAATATGATAACTTCGACGTGGAAACGTTGATTACAAACGAGAGGCTCCTTAAATCGTATGTCAACTGCTTCTTAGACAAAGGCAGATGCACAGCAGAAGGATCtgattttaaaa AAACATTACCCGAAGCCGTCGAAACAGTGTGCGGCAAATGTACTGAGAAGCAAAAGGCTAACATAAGGAAAGTCATTAAGGCTATTCAACAGAAATTCCCGAAACAATGGGAGGAGCTCGTTAAGAAAAATGATCCTTCCGGAAAACACCGTGCCAACTTCGAGAAATTCATCCAGGGTAGCTAA
- the LOC124537456 gene encoding ejaculatory bulb-specific protein 3-like, whose amino-acid sequence MKTIALLVVLTVVAADIEFYKTANDNYDIKALIANATELQAFLDCFQDRAPCSELTASYKKNIPEAVVQACKKCNPSQKHMFRQFLEGVKKVVPKEYNEFRQKFDPENKYFDALEKELSKF is encoded by the exons ATGAAGACAATTGCACTTCTAGTCGTGTTGACTGTTGTGGCAGCTGACATCGAGTTCTACAAGACGGCCAATGATAATTACGACATTAAAGCACTAATTGCTAACGCGACTGAACTGCAGGCATTTTTGGATTGCTTTCAAGATAGAGCCCCGTGCAGTGAACTGACAGCTAGCTACAAAA AAAACATCCCCGAAGCTGTCGTGCAGGCTTGCAAAAAATGTAATCCAAGTCAGAAACACATGTTTCGACAATTCCTAGAAGGGGTCAAAAAAGTTGTACCTAAGGAATATAATGAGTTTAGACAAAAATTTGATCCCGAGAACAAATATTTTGATGCATTGGAAAAAGAATTATCGaaattctaa